From the genome of Leptodactylus fuscus isolate aLepFus1 chromosome 1, aLepFus1.hap2, whole genome shotgun sequence, one region includes:
- the MED28 gene encoding mediator of RNA polymerase II transcription subunit 28, with amino-acid sequence MASSLSGMFSSQPPGPPPPMQPGAGAGLMSTPPGAKNPNSTLVDELEASFEACFASLVSQDYVNGTDQEEIRTGVEQCIQKFLDVARQTECFFLQKRLQLSVQKPEQVIKEDVTELRSELQRKEALIQKHLTKLRSWQQVLEEINGQHKKPSEMAQGPLAFLEQASANIPAPMKQS; translated from the exons ATGGCGTCTTCGCTCAGCGGGATGTTCTCCAGCCAGCCGCCCGGTCCTCCGCCACCTATGCAGCCTGGAGCTGGGGCCGGGCTCATGTCTACCCCTCCCGGGGCAAAGAACCCGAACAGCACCCTGGTGGACGAGCTGGAGGCCTCGTTTGAG GCTTGCTTTGCTTCTCTTGTGAGCCAGGACTATGTGAATGGTACAGACCAGGAGGAGATCCGCACCG GTGTGGAACAGTGCATTCAGAAGTTCCTGGACGTGGCCAGGCAAACAGAATGTTTCTTCCTACAGAAGAGATTACAGCTGTCTGTCCAAAAGCCGGAGCAGGTTATTAAAGAG GATGTGACAGAACTGCGGAGTGAGCTGCAGAGGAAGGAAGCGCTCATCCAGAAGCATCTGACTAAACTGCGGAGCTGGCAGCAGGTCCTAGAAGAGATTAATGGTCAGCATAAGAAGCCGAGTGAGATGGCACAAGGGCCTCTGGCATTTTTGGAGCAAGCCTCCGCCAATATCCCTGCTCCAATGAAGCAATCCTGA